NNNNNNNNNNNNNNNNNNNNNNNNNNNNNNNNNNNNNNNNNNNNNNNNNNNNNNNNNNNNNNNNNNNNNNNNNNNNNNNNNNNNNNNNNNNNNNNNNNNNNNNNNNNNNNNNNNNNNNNNNNNNNNNNNNNNNNNNNNNNNNNNNNNNNNNNNNNNNNNNNNNNNNNNNNNNNNNNNNNNNNNNNNNNNNNNNNNNNNNNNNNNNNNNNNNNNNNNNNNNNNNNNNNNNNNNNNNNNNNNNNNNNNNNNNNNNNNNNNNNNNNNNNNNNNNNNNNNNNNNNNNNNNNNNNNNNNNNNNNNNNNNNNNNNNNNNNNNNNNNNNNNNNNNNNNNNNNNNNNNNNNNNNNNNNNNNNNNNNNNNNNNNNNNNNNNNNNNNNNNNNNNNNNNNNNNNNNNNNNNNNNNNNNNNNNNNNNNNNNNNNNNNNNNNNNNNNNNNNNNNNNNNNNNNNNNNNNNNNNNNNNNNNNNNNNNNNNNNNNNNNNNNNNNNNNNNNNNNNNNNNNNNNNNNNNNNNNNNCGGGTGCCCCATCGCTGCAGGTGCCGCAGGCGGGGCAGGATGTGGGGAtggcagccctgagctgtgcGGGCCCTCCCGAAACGTCCGTAACTCAGCGATGGTTCCGTGAGTTGCCGCAGCCTCGGAGCGGGTTGGTCCGTCTCCTGTGGCTGGGCTGCCGTGGATTCGCGCGAcgggacgaggggaaacggccgCAAGTTGCGAGTTGGATCGGACATCGGGGAAAACTTTACAGaaggggttgttaagcactgcaatgggctcCCCGGGGAGGTGGAGTCAAGTCACCaacctggatgtgtttaaaacccgtttggatgtggtgctcagggacaggattgagcagagggctgttagaggtagggtaggatggttggttgtggttgaacttgatgatcttgaaggtcttttgcaacctgagcgattctgtgattctgtcccttcGTGTCTTTGCACAATGTGTTTCGATAGCTCTTAATTGCTGTGCTTTATCTCTAAAGGAAGTCAGTCATATTTCAGCATCAGAGGTGGTAAATAACTACAGGTGCCATTAGTGCACATCCCTGTGATGTATCGGTGCCATTGGGGTGCTGGCTGCGACCCCAAGGAGTGATGTGGAAGCGAACCCTAGTCCTGTGTCACAGCTGTAGGGCAGCAGCCATCTGAGTGCGGGATGATGAAGACATCTGCCCCATTTCTGGGAACTGTGGAAAGAGGTTAAGAGGAAATAAGCTGGGTTCTTTGGGAAGCCGGGAATTTAAGCGTGttaattgcatttctttggGATAATTAGGTGTTCCAATTTCTGTTTGAACTTTAGCTGCTTCTTACGAGGAAGGCCGTTTTTAATTTATCATTGCCCTGGTGAATATGTTGGAGAGTACTTTGAAAACTGTATCCATGTTTTTATAAAAGTTTTGGTTCTGACCCACATCACAGCAgactgctcagctgctgctgtgagacGTCACCCAGGTGGATTCATGGCCCAGCACATGAAGGGGAAGGATGTTCTTGATCCCCACACTTAAAGCTGGAGTTGTGCAAGACTGATATTTTGAAGCTGATCCCCACTGAGGAGAAAAGAATGCAAGCAATGGATTCCCAGAGCTCAGGGCTTGGGTTAAAGTGCGTTATGCGAGGTTGTTCTTTGGCAAAGAGTTAGCAGATGAAATGGCAAAGCGTTCGTTCTCTTTTGCCACAAAATGAATTGCAAAATATCAGAATGTTAGTGTAGAAGGGAGGTCTCACACACCTGTGCAGTGAAATATTAGCAAGATTTATTCCGTGGGTCTTGGCAGTGCAGGGTTATTTAGGAACATACTCAAAAGAGTGTGTGGCCTTCGATGGAATACATAGGAAGAATTTCAAAAGTGAAGATGCTTACCTGAATTGGATTGTGGTTATTGCAGGAGCTCTGGAAACCACAAATGATGAGTGTTTTGTCTTGTCCTTAGTGACAGTAATGGCAGAATTTACCATTTCAAGGGATGTTGAGCAGAAACTCTTGTGATTTCCTGGTTAGTGTGAGTGTTAATAATTGACAATTTGTGTTACCAAGTGTTGTTACATGGAAATTTTAGAAGCTTGATAtgtaataaaaagtattttcttttttttattgtaggATGGAAAAGAGACCAGTCTGAAAACCTTCCCCTTTGTGGGCTTTGCGGTTGTCTGCTAGAATGTTCCTTATGAATGCTTGTCCTCTGGTAGCTCTTCAGACACAATGGGAATCCTTTGGACCAGTGAGGAATTGTAGATACCCTGTTTGCTTCTCTGAGTCTGAAGGGGACGTCACCAGAAACTCTGTACATGCAAAAGTTCAGATGATCATAAACAGCCTGCAAAGTCAAGAGTCTCCCCTGGGTATGAACAATGAGTGTGAATGTATtatgcagaagaaacaaaagggagaaaaaggcaCGAGCAATAGGGTTGCATCCAGCACCACACTGCTCCAGAAACATCCTAAATACACCGAGAGGGGTTGTCCTGCTGATTCTGATGACACTGAAGAGAATGTGGAGTTTGGGACTCTCTTGCTTGACTCTGATAGTGACGATTCTGTTGACCGAGGTATAGAGGAAGCTATTCAGGAGTACttgaaagcaaaaggaaaaagtgacCAGTCATTACAGAGGAATGCAGAGTGTTCCGAAAACATAGCCAGAGACAAAAGGCTTAAGAGAGAATTCTCCCAGAACAAAATGTCTAGTAACCTTCTCCCTGTGAAATTTAAAGCAGATATGCTCTCCGAAGAGTACTTTTCTGACCAGCTTGGAATTGGTAAAAGACTACAGCCTGCTTCCCCACAAAGCATTAGTAGTGATGACTCTTTTGAACAGAGCATACAAGCTGAAATTGTGCAGTTCTTGAACGAGAAGAAGCAACAAGAAATTAGCAAGTGTGTAATTGGGCAGGATAAAAAAGATCCCCATGTGAGATCTGTCCTTAAAAGCAACAAACAGACTGCTAACAAAACAGACTGTGGTGCTGTGAAGCGAGGTTGTAACGCGCTCCTCTTGAGACACCATCCCAAGCTACGGAAAACCAGCACGCAGTCCAAGTGTTTGAAGTCTAAAATCCAGGAAATGCCTGCTGATTTCGACCAAGTGGACCAAGCTTATCTAGAAGCAGCCAGCCAGCCCTGGTTACtgcagcaaaatgaagaaagtgGAACTAACTACTGGGAACCTAGTGGAACACTTATGGATGAGAGCATGCACCCATCCGACTCCAGCAGCGATGATGGGATTGAAGAAGCCATTCAGCTTTATCAGCTGGAGAAGATCAGGAAAGAGGCAGGTCACACAACGGACTGTGTCCCTTTGCAAAGGGAACAATTTGATACAAAGGGTATAGCGGACATTTCAGCAAGCCTGACAATTAGCTCAACAAAAAGTGCCTCACCAGAAATCTGTAAAAGCCCTACGAGcaacaagaggaaagaaattaattcaaaatcAACAGAATTAGAAAGCTCCAGCAATGACTTTAACAGGCTGTTTAAACCACTGAAAAAAGCCAGGCATTTTGTACCTCCGGAAAACAAGATTGCTGCTTGCGAGCTCACATTGCAGGCTTCTTGCAGAGCAGACACATCTGCAGAACTCATGTGTGCAGAAGCTATTCTTGATATTTCCAAAACAATCATGCCATCCCAAATGGGAAGTGACAGCAAATCTCTCGCTGCagattccttcttttctccccagCTTCTCTCATCTTCCCATTGTGAAAGTGACAGCAGCCTTGTGGACAGCGATGATAGCATAGAGCAAGAAATCCGGGCCTTTTTGGCTCTGAAAGCACAGTCAGAAAGCCTTGTAGCGAAGCCTCCTGGCCTGTCACACCCGATCCAGATGCCCTTGCCATCTGATCAAAACAGCCTCGCTGGTAcccttgagccttctcttcccaaaACACTGAAACTATCACTGAATCGTAAAAAGAGACTTAAAAGGGAAGGTGGAATAGCAAAGCAAGGTGCATCGAAAGCATCCGAACAGCTGGGGACGGGATTTATTCCAGATAACTATTCGAAAGTTCCTGTGCTCCAGGAGGGTACCCTGACCAGCTCTGAAGGACTCTGTGGTGCTCCGATGCTCAGTAGCAAtgaggctgagcagcagcagctgatgtcTTCTGAGCTGTCTGAATCTGTTGGCGAATGTGTGGCCTTGGATTCTGGAAATCCTTTTTTGCAGGTTCAGAGTGGGACGAGACAGCTTGTGAAAAACACCATCCAAACTCAAGAGAGGGATGGTTCAGATGATGAGAGCAGTTCTCTGGATAGTGATGAGGACCTCGATAGTGCTATTAAGGA
This window of the Meleagris gallopavo isolate NT-WF06-2002-E0010 breed Aviagen turkey brand Nicholas breeding stock chromosome 19, Turkey_5.1, whole genome shotgun sequence genome carries:
- the PPP1R26 gene encoding protein phosphatase 1 regulatory subunit 26; the encoded protein is MFLMNACPLVALQTQWESFGPVRNCRYPVCFSESEGDVTRNSVHAKVQMIINSLQSQESPLGMNNECECIMQKKQKGEKGTSNRVASSTTLLQKHPKYTERGCPADSDDTEENVEFGTLLLDSDSDDSVDRGIEEAIQEYLKAKGKSDQSLQRNAECSENIARDKRLKREFSQNKMSSNLLPVKFKADMLSEEYFSDQLGIGKRLQPASPQSISSDDSFEQSIQAEIVQFLNEKKQQEISKCVIGQDKKDPHVRSVLKSNKQTANKTDCGAVKRGCNALLLRHHPKLRKTSTQSKCLKSKIQEMPADFDQVDQAYLEAASQPWLLQQNEESGTNYWEPSGTLMDESMHPSDSSSDDGIEEAIQLYQLEKIRKEAGHTTDCVPLQREQFDTKGIADISASLTISSTKSASPEICKSPTSNKRKEINSKSTELESSSNDFNRLFKPLKKARHFVPPENKIAACELTLQASCRADTSAELMCAEAILDISKTIMPSQMGSDSKSLAADSFFSPQLLSSSHCESDSSLVDSDDSIEQEIRAFLALKAQSESLVAKPPGLSHPIQMPLPSDQNSLAGTLEPSLPKTLKLSLNRKKRLKREGGIAKQGASKASEQLGTGFIPDNYSKVPVLQEGTLTSSEGLCGAPMLSSNEAEQQQLMSSELSESVGECVALDSGNPFLQVQSGTRQLVKNTIQTQERDGSDDESSSLDSDEDLDSAIKDLLRSKRKLKKKSKDQKSQCKKRVRCTETDSQLLDEVGDLQQCEWKCKNPMLLKSCLSKSRKTVKENAVRNYPDDINVSLSSERPEAVKNVEFDLQLKKGCKPEPISNQNNLQIAKKRKCSFTAALGTDDSSSVDSDDSIEQEIRKFLAEKAKDSASNSEVQKNEATLDLLTKQTANKGKVKQQSVENEIDFLLGQTKKTKGTQQTDELKSSQRTEGKSAMLLDSGKTASSAENVSFNTTGQSKAKQGMVGVKGVAAGELPGKATGKKDVSNTEPVQKTLPPKTSKNEGRKRQKVSNAKSRSKRKNSFQLKISSKFIAGLKRARERKKSMLLNKKQKSEHLLSQSSASGTEVASQDTDVLTREKGAPLPKGECSGENKTAIKECSSSQKLTVEVSGPHVAETCERPDAAPLYIKEAEGCKKAAAAGGWTDSHLNLSSQEQSVAAGQVDKVCRGANKAEKVQMGTEEGDSHKDSWADSNVSPPLPQRSMAVVEADKVSRETCQRSMHVCGHGENNQQDNRQGPCVGFALQELSVTAVTAGEASGEACAGNGVHMCMEKESITCQDSDRQSEIQVSSSSWEGKVPVLQNRETDCEPDQGQEVLEKDCAKCTDTPAGDSPASLMKLKVSNKRRKRRETQSVI